Sequence from the Amaranthus tricolor cultivar Red isolate AtriRed21 chromosome 1, ASM2621246v1, whole genome shotgun sequence genome:
aacttattattattattattattattattattattattattattattattgctgcCAACTGTCAAGTATTTAATTGGGTTATGTTTTAAATAATTGTGAATTTAAAATATGgggatatttaaaaaaaaaaaaattgaatgatgTCCatgttaaattaatataataaaaaaaatttagtaaatGGAAGAAAAATTTAGTAACAATTGATAGCCAATTGATTATGTACAATTTATGATGTAATCAAATACTTGTATATGTGTCCATCACGAATTCCGCATATACCCAAATTTCTATCAACcgataattttaaaaaactaatcaatgaAATAAAAGAGATGCCTATTGaagttaattatatttatttttattagcgCTTATTATATTGAAGTTAGAACCATTAACTTAGTTTTTAAAAGCATAAACATTTCGGCGATGATTTGAATATATCTgtcgaaaataaaaatacacaATATGAATGATAACAACAATAACGCTAGAGCATCAATCCCAAAAAATTAATATCTGACTTACAtcaataaaaatgaaagaaatattatactCTATTAGTTTTAACTAACATTACCAACCCATCTACAAGTAGATTCTGATTTCTTTTTGCAAGATTTACACTTTTTTGTGTTTCATGTTGATGTTTCTACTTTCTACTAACCATCCACTTAAATATCTTGCAAGCAAATCTTAATAAAAAACGATAATTTGTGAAATTAACAAATCACCCTTAATAGGATGAGAGTTCTGcgattttaatttactttttttattttatttattttatcattaaataattttttatttttttatggtgatttacaaattaagATTATTGCTCAGAAATTATTGATATCTTGCATCTTATGTCCCATGTTTCACCGTCAATTATATCATAGACATGATACGAAAGAAAAATCATTTTATATCCAGAGCTAGCTATTAGCTAAACATATTTATTATACTCTTGTTTTTAACTTTgtcttatttatatttattttaattttaaaaaattagccATATAAAATAGACCCTTAATTTACTTGTCAAGATTTAAATACAAAAAGATGACTTACACAAGACAGGCTAGAAGAGGTTACTCGCATAAAAGTCATGGGGTTATTGCCACCAAAAGCCGATACCTCTTGTGGACCCACTACGTTTGAGATAGTGAACGTTGAGTTGCTAATAATCTTGTGATTAAACTTGGCGGGAACCTGAAATACCACCAAAAAAAGTTACAAATAAAagtttatttacttgttttgtcATTGACTTATAACTTAATTCTCTCAATGGTTCATACGATGATTTGAACTCCtttattaacttttatatatatatatatatatatatatatatatatatatatatatatatatatatatatatatatatgaaaaaaatttcTATTTGTAAGAGTATATAGTGACTTACATCTTTAAGATAGATTGTATAAAATATTGTGATTAtcaatttaacttttaattatttgaGTTATTAGTTGACACaatataaaaaatcaacatgataataaaatgttaaatgtttaaaatttatatactaACATATGATAACAGAGctatcaatttaaacttttgtcTATTTTTAGTTCATTTATAcctttttaatttaatgttattttttgacATTATGAATTCGATTTGCAGTGAATTTATTTTTcctaaacttaatttttttacttataaaaacatatttttaaaggaaatattataaaacataccttattcttgtttatttgacattatttttaataaaattaaatctatAAATGAAGACCATACAACTAACAGAAAATGACAACATGGTAGTGACTTTTTTTTTGCATGTGCATGGTGGGCGAGActcatacaaaatattgttaGTACGTAAAAGTTTAGTTGGTTTGTTAATGGGAGATAGCTAACCTTTGGTCCAAATAGGGACATAGCTAACTTCCCCGTTTTGTAAGAGAAATGAGCCTCCAAGGATTGCTTCTTTCGATCAAGCATCTTTTTTGCTTTCTTCACATTTTCTAAAGGATTTTCTCCACTTTTTGTATGGCAATGAATTGGCAAGAGAAATAATCCAAATTTATTGCCCCATTTGGTTCCTATTGAGTTGCCTTCCATCATTGTTGAAATTtcctaattttaatattgattAAATTATATACTTCATTTGACTGCTTTTTTTTGCATgttttaaaaagataaataaacgAACTCATAATAACAAACAGAGTAAAATAGTaaagtcaaaaataaataaattttgtgaattaatacTTGTATTCCTGGTTGTCGTCTTAGATTAACCATTGCTATTCCTGTTATTTGAATTCCCTTCTTCAAACCTAATATATACCATAATAAAATATGGGTTATTTCTCTTATAAATTATTCCACTTAATCTACAAATAAGCTTCATATGAGTATTTGATGAAATAGAGCATTAAATTTTTGTCAATAGACCAAGTTCTCAACTAAAAGATTAAGTTAACGCATACTACATATCAAATTACTATGATAATTAAAAGACTAtatacccaaaaaaaaaattaaaagctaaagttaaaataaataaaaaggctAAAATTAATTACCATGAGGTGATTGACTAGTTAGATATTTTGAAAATCCGGAAGATAGAACTCCAAAGAGAACGTCATTGATAGTCTGCAAATAGGTGGCAACATTATTTTAATACAAGACCTTCCTTTATCTTTTTGAAAATTACTATTTATTCAAATCATTAATATTGTTTCTAGTGTAAttctataacaaaatatatatcaagtaaatattattattctttaaccttttatttcataataataatattagttttgttataaattaattatataatatatcatgagGCTTTTATTACAAGCTTAAGTTTTTTGTTGGGTTGGTTTCTTAACATGATATCAGAAGCCAATATGACAAGAGGTAATAAGTTTGATCAATCTCTATAACCCCAAGTGAAATGTTCAACCCTAGTATATGTTGCATCCATACGTCTAACCGAAAATGCTCTTGTGAAAGAggcgtattagagtatataacatatcttagagACTCAACTATAAGCTTAAGCTTtattggttgagttgattccttgacaaattggttataattttcattctttatcagaCGAACATTAGTACTAGAAATGTtcatgaaaattaagaaaagttgaATCTTTTAGATGGTAGAGATATTATGttattgaataataatgttaacaataataataaaaaaaactatctaaaaaaatcaattagctAGCTAGTCGCCTCCCTTTTTCCTCTCTACTCTCtcttaaaaaaaccctaatctcCATAGTTGGTTTGAGGTTATCATCAAtcttttggttgatggtaaaCCCCTAATTTCtctgttttaagcttttttaatatgattagaataaattttgTCCTTTCCTTATATGAGAGTTGTTTTACCTATTTATTGGGTTGATTCTAcccatatattgggttttaaTCTCTCCTCATGAGATTTTGGGGTTACAAATTTTGGTCTTTAGTTGATTTGTTattagagattaaagcaacaaTGCAGCAGACCCTAAAATTGCAATTACTatcaactacatcaaattcaattctatctcaaAACTACAATTAGATCAAAAGACCCCCTGGTAGAAGGCTGTATCAAACAGCGATGTGGAAGAGGATATTTAGAATTGTCAGATCTCATACACAATGATTGTAGTTtagttaattttgaattatttttggttaaaattgttatgtatttgctaatttttatctaTGATGTAGATGTCGTATGCCTGTTTATTAATGAATCaggtattattaaaaaaaatgttaatacTAAAAGAGTATTaagactaaaaaattaaaagaaaataaaataaaattagtagaaaaatattaagataataaaaataagactaactatatcaaaaaaaatataatataaatagaaagattcaaAGAGAATCTATAACAAATAGCATGtttaaaatgaataatgatACACTTttctattcaccttaggagtctcatttgacttttcatggattttaaggagagtcaaaagtgggacactaaaggtaggaaagagagtagtattatgagttttttaatgtaagggagaaaaattagtatgggtaatggagggtataattgaaaataggataaagttactaagatcataaaagtcaaaaactcataccaaaaataaaaatgagacaattaaagtgtcttgaccataaaaggaaatgggacacataggagggagtataacttACCGCCCCAGGAACCGCTCTTTTGACAATTTTCATATCTTGAAGATCAAATTTAGCCGTAGCCACCATCCTTGGCCACAGCTCCACCCCATCTCCGCCGCTAAACACCGTGTTCTTATCTTTAACCCACAAAGACCTTCCAGTAAACTTCATTACATAAATATTACTCCACCACACCGTTTTCAATATTCTTAGTattcctttctttttcttcttcctttctTTCACCTTATCTTCTTGCTTCAGTTCAATCCCACCATTTTCATCAAATCTCTTGCAAGAAGCTAAAAACATTGACATCAAAGTAATCCCATCTCCTAAAGCATGATGAAATCTAAAAATCATACATTTTAATTCACTAATTATATGAAATTCCCATAAGGGTTTTTTAGTACTCAATGGAGATGAAACTGCAAAATCTGCTAGTATAGCATTGATTTTATCATCATGATCATGTTCTTCATTATTACTGGATTGATCAGAAATTGGGTTTTGATTATTATGATGAATGATAAAATGATCATCAATATTGACATGGGTTTTTCTCCAGAATTCTCTCCCTTTATGATCTAATACTAATAGACTGGAAAATCTAGGGTGTTTCATGAGGTAGGAGTTTAAGAAATCTGTTTTTAAGGCTTCAATATCAATAGGGTTTCTAAAGCCTATTGCACAATTCATTACTATATTCAGTTTTTGTTGGGTAAAGAGGCGTCCCTCTGGTGTTAGAGGTTCATCTCTGCTAATGTATTCcatgaaaacaagaaaaaataaatctCGTTTGGagttaattaagttttaaggaAGTATGAGAAGTACATATTGTGTTTTTGCTTGGGTGAGTTTGATATACATAGTAACACCATCTATTTATACTGCACTTTTTCTTCGACAAGAataatctatataatatattttgagacTTTAATTAGTTTCTGTCACTCTAACTTTCAACTTAACCAAGATGTAAGGTGATGGTTAAAGCTAAAAGAATTATAATGGGTTAATTTGGCAAATAGTTGTTAATTAGGTCATCAccttttcagaaaatggagatgCCCTCGCCACGTGCTAACGACCCCAAAATATTATGTAGTTGTAGATGTCAAAATGGCAATGGCTTAAAGACTTCCCTAGAGCGATAGCCTTGCTAGCTCCTAGGCCATTGCTAATAGGGGCATGGACCTGCGGCGGTAGCCACACCTTCGCCAATTTTCTAAAAGAATAATGACGAACTAGGATCGTAATCAAGTCATCTCCACCTTTGGTGTGGTCGTCAAGCCATAGTCAGGTCGACGCTATTTCATTTGTCAAGCAGTAGTCAGGTTGTCGCTACTTCAGTCGTCAAGCCGTAAACAGTGTTTTATTAGGTTCAAACGTTATCTATGAAAGGAACTCATTTCTCCATTTGCAACTTCTTCAATGATTTCTCATCTCGCTCAATTATGATTTCTCATCTCTTACTTTGGAATTTTTAACACTTATCctatttttggatttttaagACTAATTctcattttagaatttttcaagAACATATTCattgtaaataataatataaaaatgaaagaatttttttttgaatttttattatctatattaattaatttaaataaggtaaattttattaaataaaatatttaaaataaaatagatataaaaattaataaaataaaataattaatattcccTTCTATTTAggttatgtgtcccattttcttttatagtcaagtcaccttaattgtctcatttctatttttggtatgaatttttgatttttatgccTTAATAGCTTTGTCCTATAGTCCAGTCGTTGCTAAATTAAATCCATATAGCGTTCTCTAGGCAATGCGTTGTATTGTTGCTATTTGTGCGTGTTTTTGTATTAGATGATTTTATGTTGGCCCCTAACCCCTATAACTCGACCCATTTGTTAATGCCATGAATGTGAGTGTCAACTGTATATATATTGTGATTGTTTGTTCTGAGTTATCCTTCCCTTTAAAAATGTCTGTCGTGTCAATCTTTTCTATATTTTCTACCAATGAATTGTTATCATCATTCATTTAACCTAATTTTAAGACGTATTGGTGAATATATTTATGAAGCACGAATGTTTACAACGTTAAAAAGTACTTGTAAAGTATTTCTCTTAGGAATGCTACATAaaaattttagtattattaCCGACCTGTTTGGTAGGTGgcaataaataatagtaattggaatgaaaaattaatgtaattttggttgaaaaatttcTTAGTTACGTTGATGGACATGTTTGTCTAAcatcaattatctcattttcttcattaaattCATTCCATTGCATTACCATcaggagaggtggtattaggtgctaatagaaatttgtaaacaaaaaaacttttttgtgatcaaagtttcattaccatgggaatgatatgaaatttttgatgaaattttacactataaatcattctcattactaccatttaataccactaaccaaacgtaTTAGTTGTCCTAATAAAGTACCTTGATGCTATTAGTTGtccattaaataattttttcctatttttcttttaaattaccTTGGAAATTAAATGAACTTTGACAAGAGATTCCAACATTTGTAAGCATCAAAATCCCGTTTCATGATTTGAGAAAACGTGGAATTTGAGGATGGATTGTTAGGCAAAGATAATCATTATGTtatctttttctcttttcttttctatAGCTTCTTGACTCAATattctaaaaatcaaaattttcattcatatatatttatatttgtaaagtctttattattttattttacttaccTGGTTTATTATTTCATTTCCGCAATTATCCTCTGAACGTGTATTTATAGAACTCCTCCTTGAATGGGAATTTACAACTTTTAAAACACAAACCTTATCTCCTTTATAACTTTTTACTCCATGTTGTTTCTATATTCCGTACGCTAattatttgtattaatattaatatgatttttgtgtggatttttttttatcgtactaaatttatttttacctaaTTAAAATTTAGCGAATATATTGTTTTAAACTAACTAATATGGCCATAAGCCATTTCACAAATAAAACTATAGCCATAAGCTCCCTTCtatagtttttaaatttatctagacttatttttatatatttgtttaagTAACTTACATTTCTATGTGCGGTATACATTAAATATGATGGTAATGATTTAAGTAGCTTATACTATTAGCTTGCCGGGATAGCTCGGTAGGGAGAGCGTCAAACTGAAGATTTGAAGGTCACGTGTTTGATCCATATTCACCACAATTTTTTTAAGCacacaaaattataattatctCTAGTACGTATGACTGAAGTTGATTTCTCTATCTCTTTAAACACTAAGACAAGCATAATAAACTTTTTtctgaaataatcaaaattcTATTGTTTTGTGTGATTTGAACCATAAATTTTTCTCTTCTCAAACCATCAAAAAATGGTTGAAAGTTTATAATTTAGAAAACTTAAAATGGTAGGGAATTAATGTTTGGCCGTGGACAAAAATGTTAATAGGCATAGCATTACAACTAAAAATTTGGCAAATTGAAGTCGTAGGAATGCAATTTCGCCCCTACGAAACAAAAAATCCTGGTAGCAAGAATTCGCCCTTCCCTTAATTCCCTTACCTCTCCCTACCAAAATAGCTTCTTGCCTGGAAGGGGACTAATGTTAACTATCTTGTTGCTTTAGAAATTCTCTACTCTGTGCACTTTAGAAAGGGTAGAAGCAGTTTCTTTGCCTTGAAGAGATCAAAAAGTGTGACAGCATGGGAAAGTTGTTGGGGAAGTTTGGTATGAAATTTTCGATTCTGTGGGTTTAGCTCAAAGGAGTGAGAGTGATTTACTATCACGTTTACAAAATTTAAAGGAAATTAGTAGCAAATTAGAGGAAAGTGATGATGTGAGGGTGAAAATTACTAAAGAGCAACAAATCGAATTATTAGTAGGCTCAAGTTCATCTTCGACAATGAAAATCCTCAACCCAATCCAATCaaagaacaaag
This genomic interval carries:
- the LOC130825270 gene encoding wax ester synthase/diacylglycerol acyltransferase 4-like; the protein is MEYISRDEPLTPEGRLFTQQKLNIVMNCAIGFRNPIDIEALKTDFLNSYLMKHPRFSSLLVLDHKGREFWRKTHVNIDDHFIIHHNNQNPISDQSSNNEEHDHDDKINAILADFAVSSPLSTKKPLWEFHIISELKCMIFRFHHALGDGITLMSMFLASCKRFDENGGIELKQEDKVKERKKKKKGILRILKTVWWSNIYVMKFTGRSLWVKDKNTVFSGGDGVELWPRMVATAKFDLQDMKIVKRAVPGATINDVLFGVLSSGFSKYLTSQSPHGLKKGIQITGIAMVNLRRQPGIQEISTMMEGNSIGTKWGNKFGLFLLPIHCHTKSGENPLENVKKAKKMLDRKKQSLEAHFSYKTGKLAMSLFGPKVPAKFNHKIISNSTFTISNVVGPQEVSAFGGNNPMTFMRVTSSSLSCGIMMHMVSYAGKAEMQILVAKDIIPEPRILANCFQDSLIEMKNAALLL